CTCCCATCGCTTCATTTCAGGTTAAAGTACAGCTCGGGCCAATGATACCATACTATTTTAAATATGTCAAGTAAAAAATATACATTTTTTTATTTTTTTTTTTATTTTAATTTTTGGTGCTTTTTTAAGGTGAGAAGTTCTATTCAGATAATAAAAAAACACTCATACCAAGTTGCCTTCAATCGTCTAACTTCTTTGGCTTCGTCGATGTACTCTCCCCTAAAGCTTACTCACTCCCTATTGAAACATACAAGGGAAATCCCTTGTAAGGAGATGTGTCGCTTTCTCCCAGCCGCCTCGTTACTCTTTTGACTGTTACTTGGTATAAGTTTTCTGCTACTCCGGAGCTTTTTCAGGAATATTAACCTTTATATAAAGATCACGTAACTGTTTTTTATCAACCTCAGATGGGGCGCCGCTTAGTGGGCAGGCCGCCTTTTGAGTTTTGGGGAATGCTATTACATCTCTGATTGAGGATGCTCTGACCATTATCATTACAAGTCTGTCAAGCCCAAGTGCCAAACCGCCATGCGGGGGGGCCCCGTACTTCAGGGCATCAAGCAAAAATCCGAATCTTTCTGAGGCCTCAGCACTGTCTATTCCTATCATTTCAAGTATTTTTTTCTGAAGCTCCGGCCTGTGAATACGAATACTGCCGCCACCAATCTCACTACCGTTTAACACTATATCGTAAGCCTTGGATTTGATGCCAGATAGGTCCTCAATGCCTCCCTCAGCGGAAAGTATTGCCTCAATGTCTGCATCTGACGGCGATGTAAACGGATGATGTATTGCTTCAAAACGGTTTTCATCCGTGTTGTACTCAAAAAGCGGAAAATCCGTTACCCATACAAAACGGTTTTTGTTTTCTATAATGCCGGAGCGCTTTGCAACATCAAGCCTTAAGCGGCCTAAAACCTCATTTACAGTTTTTCCGGCATCAGCCACAAAGAGCATCATATCCCCGGGGCAGGCCTGAAGTTTAGCAGCCATAGACCTCATAGTTTCCTCGTCAAAAAACTTGGCTATCGGAGAGTCAAACCCCTCTTTCACTTTTATCCACGCAAGCCCCTTAGCGCCATATGACTGTACCTCCTGCGTGAGCATGTCCACCTCTTTGCGTGAAAGCCCCGCCATACCCTTCCCTAAAACTGCCTTTACACGGCCACCGGATTGTAACACGTCAAGGAAAACCTTAAAGTTGCTATGTGATGCCTCCTTAGCCATATCACAAAGCGGCAAAGCAAATCTCAGGTCAGGCTTATCGCTGCCATACGTTTCCATTGCATACTCGTAAGTCATACGCTCTATTGGAGTGGCAATATCCTCACCGTTTATTTCCTTAAACAACCTCTTTAGCAGGCCCTCGACAAACCCCATCACATCCTCTGAGTCCACAAAAGACATCTCAAGGTCAACCTGTGTGAATTCCGGCTGTCTGTCGGCGCGCAAATCCTCATCCCTGAAGCACTTGACTATCTGAAAGTACCTGTCCGCCCCGGAAATCATCAGTATCTGCTTAAATAACTGCGGTGACTGGGGCAGTGCAAAGAAAGCTCCCGGACTTGTTCTGCTAGGCACAAGGTAGTCCCTTGCACCCTCCGGCGTTGATTTTGTCAAAACCGGCGTTTCAATTTCGAGAAATCCCTCACTATCCAGATAATCCCTGATGAGCTTACAAGCCCTGTGGCGTATTATCAGGTTTTCCATCATCTCCGGCCTTCTAAGGTCAAGGTATCTGTACCTGAGCCTCAGAGATTCCGAGGCCTCTCCGGCCTCTTCTATAGTGAAAGGAAGCGGCTCACATCTGTTTAGTATGTTAAGTGCTTTTACGTAAACCTCTACCCTGCCTGTTTGAATGTCCGGGTTTTCAGTGCCCTCCGGCCTCTTTCTGACCTCACCGGTCACTGAAATAACATATTCCCCTCTTAACTGGTGGGCTGATTCATGAGTCTCTGCGCTTACATCAGGGCTAAAGACAAGTTGTACCAAACCGCTTCGGTCTCTTAAGTCGGCAAAGATGAGCCCGCCGTGGTCACGGCTTCTAAAAACCCATCCGCTTAGGTTTATATCGGTACCT
The Nitrospirae bacterium YQR-1 DNA segment above includes these coding regions:
- the aspS gene encoding aspartate--tRNA ligase, whose product is MFRTKGCGKLTVEDIGTDINLSGWVFRSRDHGGLIFADLRDRSGLVQLVFSPDVSAETHESAHQLRGEYVISVTGEVRKRPEGTENPDIQTGRVEVYVKALNILNRCEPLPFTIEEAGEASESLRLRYRYLDLRRPEMMENLIIRHRACKLIRDYLDSEGFLEIETPVLTKSTPEGARDYLVPSRTSPGAFFALPQSPQLFKQILMISGADRYFQIVKCFRDEDLRADRQPEFTQVDLEMSFVDSEDVMGFVEGLLKRLFKEINGEDIATPIERMTYEYAMETYGSDKPDLRFALPLCDMAKEASHSNFKVFLDVLQSGGRVKAVLGKGMAGLSRKEVDMLTQEVQSYGAKGLAWIKVKEGFDSPIAKFFDEETMRSMAAKLQACPGDMMLFVADAGKTVNEVLGRLRLDVAKRSGIIENKNRFVWVTDFPLFEYNTDENRFEAIHHPFTSPSDADIEAILSAEGGIEDLSGIKSKAYDIVLNGSEIGGGSIRIHRPELQKKILEMIGIDSAEASERFGFLLDALKYGAPPHGGLALGLDRLVMIMVRASSIRDVIAFPKTQKAACPLSGAPSEVDKKQLRDLYIKVNIPEKAPE